From the genome of Vicia villosa cultivar HV-30 ecotype Madison, WI linkage group LG2, Vvil1.0, whole genome shotgun sequence, one region includes:
- the LOC131653337 gene encoding NAC domain-containing protein 54-like → MSPVGLPPGFRFHPTDEELVNYYLKRKISGQEIELDIIPEVDLYKCEPWELAEKSFLPSRDPEWYFFGPRDRKYPNGFRTNRATRAGYWKSTGKDRRVSCQNRPIGMKKTLVYYRGRAPQGIRTDWVMHEYRLDDKECEDNSGLQDTYALCRVFKKNGICSDMEEQQAQAQCNMSLIECSQTIINECEQMSPDILGASSSCLEEEDKDDSWMQFITEDAWYSSNAGMVGGEEVSHVTFTN, encoded by the exons aTGTCACCAGTTGGATTACCACCAGGTTTCAGGTTTCATCCAACTGATGAAGAACTTGTCAATTATTATCTAAAGAGAAAAATCAGTGGTCAAGAAATTGAACTTGATATCATTCCTGAAGTTGATCTTTATAAATGTGAACCTTGGGAATTAGCAG AGAAATCATTTTTGCCAAGTAGAGATCCAGAGTGGTATTTTTTTGGACCAAGGGACAGAAAATACCCTAATGGATTCAGAACAAATAGAGCAACAAGAGCAGGTTACTGGAAATCAACTGGAAAAGACAGAAGAGTTTCATGCCAAAATAGACCTATTGGTATGAAGAAGACTTTGGTTTACTATAGAGGTAGAGCTCCTCAAGGAATTAGAACCGATTGGGTTATGCATGAGTATCGTCTCGATGATAAAGAGTGCGAGGACAACTCTGGATTACAG GATACTTATGCATTGTGTCGCGTGTTCAAGAAAAATGGAATTTGTTCTGATATGGAAGAGCAACAAGCGCAAGCGCAATGTAACATGTCACTAATAGAATGCTCACAGACCATAATCAACGAGTGCGAACAAATGTCTCCGGACATACTTGGTGCATCGTCTTCATGCTTAGAAGAGGAAGACAAAGATGATTCATGGATGCAGTTCATTACAGAAGATGCATGGTATTCTTCTAATGCTGGAATGGTTGGTGGTGAAGAAGTTTCACATGTTACATTTACAAACTAG